The genomic segment GCGCCGCGGTGTTTGACGCGCTGGAGTCCGAGTCGGAGAGCTCCCGCCGGCGCATCTTGGAGCAGAAGCGCAACGAAATGAAGAAGAAGTACCGCTTCTCCGAGGACGACTACCGCGAAATCGAGAGAGTAGTGCTGCAAGCTGAGCCCCATCGCGCCGGGAGACAGTGGAAATTTGCTGGCTCTTTTTACTTTGCCATAACAGTAATCACTACCATTGGTAAGTTAATGTAAGGCTTCttctattgtttattttatgtttttggaaATGACGGGTGATGTGTCACTTTGCTTGCTTCGTAATTCACAGCACAACATTATTTTTTCTGCAAGAATGCACTATTTGAGGCTTGGTTTTAATGACGTGTTGATTAAAAATAGACAGTTGCTCCATGTTTTACCAACCAAGCGTTGCTTCATGATGCGTCACAGTGTCATTACATTTTCCATCTCTTTGCATTAAGGTTATGGACATGCAGCCCCTGGAACAGATGCTGGGAAGATCTTCTGCATGTTCTATGCTGTACTCGGCATTCCTCTCACTTTGGTTATGTTCCAGAGCCTGGGAGAGAGGATGAACACATTTGTCCGCTATCTCTTACATAAGGTAAAACAATGCCTGGGCTTTCGACGCACTGAGGTGTCCATGGAGAACATGGTCCTGGTGGGCTTTTTGTCCTGCATCGGAACACTGTGTGTGGGCGCTGCAGCCTTTTCCCACTTTGAGGGATGGAGCTTCTTCCATGCTTACTACTACTGCTTCATCACACTCACCACAATTGGCTTTGGGGACTTTGTGGCTTTGCAGAAAAAAGAGGACCTCCAGGAGAAAACGCCCTATGTCGCTTTCAGCTTTATGTACATTCTGGTGGGGTTAACTGTTATCGGGGCATTTCTTAATTTAGTGGTGCTCCGTTTTCTCACCATGAACACTGAGGATGAGCGACGGGATGCACAAGAAAGGGCTTCAATGAAGAGGGACAGAGGCCTTTTGGATGGGACCCTGGGCCTTGGTGTTTTAGGGGAACAAAGCAGAGATAGCCACAGTGAGAGGAACAGGAGCAACATGGTGCACAGCCATAGCACACTCTTCCTCCCAATGGAGGAAGGAACCAGTCGCACCAACCTGATCTCTTCCCCGGTGGATCAGGAAAGACGAAAAAGCCCCTGCAGGCACAGGTTGCATTTCCAGATAAAGGCAGGCAGACGCAGACAGGAGTCGAGCCTCAGCTCCCTCTGTTCCTGCATGTGCTACCGTTTAGAGATTTGCGATAGCCCTCTTATGTCCCACAGTGAACATCATGACTGCCACGTTAGTTCTGTTTATTACAACTCAGTTTCCTACAGGATTCAGGGCTGTTCACCAAGTTCCAGGGACAACACTGGACTAACTTCGCCAGGAAGCAGGATCTCACCTGGCCATAGTTTCCGGGAGTTCCCTCATTTACGAAGAAAGTCAGTATAAGGAGCATTATTGTGAGGGAAAAGTGTTTGCACAAACTGTAAACAGTATTTTCAGAGACACTGTATTTTGTGTTACTTCTCCTTTGTGCATGAAGACAAAGGTTCTGTTTAGTAAATAAGTTGTCTGTTGTGGCTattgaaaataattttatttctaaagcgagaaggatttttttctttctttctttactttgactgtttttttttctgttggtgATTCTGCTGTTTTGCATGCATGTTAGGCACAGTGCAGTGCATGCTAAAGAGAATGTATAGCACAAAAGGTGACTGCACGAGTGCCATGTAAAGATGTAAAAAGTCAGCCTTTTTAATCTACACTTTTAATCAAAAGTATTTTGGCTATGAGGGTTATGACTGTGTAACTGTTTGGTGAAGATATGTGAACAATCCTCAGTGGAATTTGCTCCTGGTTTGGAGAGAATTTAATTTTTCATGCCATAGATGAAAGATGtcataatatatatgtatatatatatatattttaaaaagccttAAAGAACTTTGACCAAGCACATGACAAATGTGGCTTTTTACTCATTGAGCATTGCAGGTGTGAAGTGGGATGCACTGCTGCACTCTGATATAAAGAGATTACGCTTGTTAGAGGACTAATCTGAATGTAGCACACAACAGAAACGTATATGTAGCAGGTTTTTAGTGAAACTGGAAAactcatgattttttttttttagcaaaggaAGTGCTGTTTCTTTGTAGACTTGATTTGTATTCAATGTGAatgtctgttttattgttttattaaacCAAAGAAAAGGGCCATTAAACgagtggctttttttcctttacttttttCAAACTTATTGTTCATCGAACAAAATTGCTCCTCTTTGTATGCAGTTATTTTCATTCACTTGTCTTCCACTGATCAGTTTTTAATCTACTGGAACATCTCAATATGTggtaagaagaaaagaaaaaaagaagcaggaaAGAAACAGTTTTCTCTTTGTTGACTTCCCTTTATCTGCTGGAACATATTTGAGCAACGGCATATAAAAAGGTGCCATAATGAAGTTTATAATCCTACTTACTGTGGTGATACTTCATCATTTGTTAAGATGGCATAGGGTTTacatagagaaaaaaacaacctaGTCCACTGGCTTATTTATTTTAGGTCAGTAGACAAGAATAAAATTAGatacatttatttgaaatatcAAGATTTTTTAGTTCTCTGTGTTATGTCAGCTTCAATATATCAAGTGCACGCTTTATACTCAATTACAGCTGTTAAGGCACTGGTAAcataaatatttttgttaatctGTATCCTGTTTAACTGTACCTTCACCATTTGTTTGTTCTGCAAGTCATGAAACAGTTGCCCAGTTGTGTTAAAAATTTGAAGGTATTTCACaatatcatccatccatctaagCTACCATAGGGTGTGAGGCAGTgttcaccctggacaggttggcTGTCTGTCCAAGGTGGATAAACTACCAACTGCAGACTACTGACAAATGGAAATCTATGGCCAATTTACCCAACATGAGGCGACAGTGCAAATCAACAGCATACTGTGGTggaatttaataaaaataagccTATATTTATGCATTGTAACTTACTTGATCCAGTTACTGGAATTACACTGAGCCACTGAAATTCTGATTCAGTGAATGCACTTTACACATTGTTTACTTTGTGTACTGCATAgattttacattacattacattagaAAATTAAGATGTATTATTAAACTGCACCGTTCTGCTGTTAGATAATAAACTACCTAATAAAtagaaatatattaaaaaaacaaacaaaacaaaaatagtttCTGAATGCTCTCTTCATCATGCCATcgtgtgtgacacacacacacatgcacacatacacttatatatacactgtaaaaaagtttaaattacaTACATATTATATTAAAACACCACCCCCAAAAGCAAGTTAATAACTACCTGTGGACTTAAATACATATGAACTATTCATATTTTCTTCCCTTAAGACTATTACATTGAATCCAGCCCAGGAGCccttttatgttatttatacTTCTAACTCTCCCGAGTACCCCTGTCTATTTGAGATATGGAGTAAATCAAAAGTggcaataaacaacaaaaagaataaataaaactccATTCTCGAGTGGAGCACCCAATATTTCAAGCCATTAAACACTACGTCTTCTCCACTGTCATGAGATAAAATCACATTACGTGTCGTAATGTCTGCACATTGCCTCCATTTGCTATTTTTAAAACCTGTTTTTGGTTTGGAATGGGGAACCAGAAGTCATAAAGTCTTTACATAAGTGTCCCCGAGCTTACATTTCAAGCCATCTGTTGGTCTGCTGGAACAGAAAGCTACTttacatataaatgtaaaactgaTTGGGCAATAGAATCTGAAATGGTGATTGGTTCTGAAATGCcatctgctcctgctgcttGTGAATGCACACAATGGCATTTACGCTCTTTCTTATATTGTCACATCACTAAATCTCATCCTTTCTTCACTGAGTACAACAAGCCCAATCACACAATTTGTTTGTCTCATACTTTAGAATATGAAGTATTTTGATCTTTCTGTATGGCAGAGAAAACGGAGGGGAAATCTGCTACAATACCTTTGACAAGGGGGCCCTCTAAAGGTGGTAACAGTTTTTGGAGCTATTTGAAGTAAGTAAagtcataaaaaaacatttagccACTGGGGGGCAGTGTATGTCTTTTAAAAGGCAGTGAACCCCCTGATGTTTTCATCTGTTAAAGTGTAGCTTGAGTAAACTCAGATATACTGAACAGGATCATGCgctccaaaaaaacccccatgaCACGTACAGACATGtcattattttgtcatttttatggaaattgtgtttttatctgatatCTATAGGGTTGAACTATATAAATCAAGAGTCTAGCAATCTAAAACCTTAAGTGTGTTTGGGTTTGCACTatcaaagacattaaaaaatgcagcaaaagcaGCTTGTTAGTCAGTACACCGACATCAGGAATCACACCTCCTACTGTTACCCCCTAGAGCTCGACAATCTGTACAGCAAATGACACGGTCTATAATTTGACCCCCAATTCGGTTGAGGAAAAAATCATGGAAACCCAAAGGATTCCCAGGAGAGTTCCAGGAGGAAAGAATCGGAAGGAATCTTAGGAAGAAAATGGGGAAAGCGGAGGGATCCTTCAGACATGCAGCAGAGGTCACATGAACAGAATTTATTGATAGTATACACGGAATACAAGATGACAATATTATAGATGAATTGTGAAACTATGGAAAATGTGGATCCAGGAGGACAAACGACTTCCAGCTCTTGCTTAACAGGTATGCCAGGTACGGGTATACCTGATCCAAAAAGGATATAAAAAagaatgtacagaaatatacctTTCACACTTATGGGAAAAGAAAAGATACACCTTGAGGAACTGAGAGACAAACAAAGGAGAGGCAAAGATGTGAGTTCTGATTTGGTACAGTTTGAGCACCAGCAAAAATGctcatttttaaactttgtaTCGAAACAATGATCAAAATTAATAACCTGCTACATGTCAGTATTTTAAAAGGTTACATTATTTCCTTTTGAAttctattcagttttatttatacagcaccaaatcacaacagcagttgcctcagggggcctttatattgtaaagtaaagaccttacaataacacagaaaaaaccCCTGACAATCAAACAACTTCCTTtgaacaagcacttggcaacagtgggaaggaaaacttctcttttaacaggaagaaacctagggcagcaccaggctcaggaaggggcagccatctgccatgactggttgggggtgaggagaGGGGTagaggataaaaaaaacatactgtgg from the Pelmatolapia mariae isolate MD_Pm_ZW linkage group LG20, Pm_UMD_F_2, whole genome shotgun sequence genome contains:
- the LOC134618900 gene encoding potassium channel subfamily K member 15-like, coding for MPRMKKQNVRTLSLILCMFSYLLVGAAVFDALESESESSRRRILEQKRNEMKKKYRFSEDDYREIERVVLQAEPHRAGRQWKFAGSFYFAITVITTIGYGHAAPGTDAGKIFCMFYAVLGIPLTLVMFQSLGERMNTFVRYLLHKVKQCLGFRRTEVSMENMVLVGFLSCIGTLCVGAAAFSHFEGWSFFHAYYYCFITLTTIGFGDFVALQKKEDLQEKTPYVAFSFMYILVGLTVIGAFLNLVVLRFLTMNTEDERRDAQERASMKRDRGLLDGTLGLGVLGEQSRDSHSERNRSNMVHSHSTLFLPMEEGTSRTNLISSPVDQERRKSPCRHRLHFQIKAGRRRQESSLSSLCSCMCYRLEICDSPLMSHSEHHDCHVSSVYYNSVSYRIQGCSPSSRDNTGLTSPGSRISPGHSFREFPHLRRKSV